Sequence from the Nitrincola iocasae genome:
CAGGCTATTGCCTATTTGGTAGCTGATCCAGGGGTTCAGTTCTTCATTTCTTTCTAGATGAGCTCGCGTATGCATACCCAGACGGGAGAGGGCAGTGGTTAGTCTTTCTGGATCAACAGGCTTGAGCAGGTAATCAGCCGGGCTGACGCGATAGGCATCCAGTGCATGTTCCGGATGAGCGGTTACAAAAATAATAGCAGGTGGAATTTGTCTGGCATTGAGCTGTTCAGCAACGGACAAACCATCACTGCCGGGCATTTCGATATCCAGCAATACCAGATCAGGCTTGAGTGCTTCAACTTGTGCTATAGCCTCTTCACCATTGCTGGCTTCACCCACACAGACATAATCAGGGTGTGCTAACAGCAAACGCTTTAGCCTTGAGCGGGCGAGAGGTTCATCATCAACGATCAGTGTGCGCATAAGGAATAACCAGTTTAACGCGATAGTGGTTATCGATTGTACCTGTTATCAGCTTAGCTTGTTCACCTGATAAGAGTTCAAGGCGTTTACGAATATTGTCAATCGCCATGCCGTTGCCTTTAAGGCGAGCCGGCTTTTCTCCGGCTGGATTGGTTATCAGCAGTGTGATGTTTTGCTCGCTTTGCAACAGGCTGACAGAAATACTGCCTCCCGTGGTGATGCGTTCAATTCCATGGCCTACAGCATTCTCCAACAAGGGTTGTAGGGTGAGTGCTGGCAGGGGCGTGTCAGGTAGCGGGTCCGGCAGATCCCAGGTGATACTGAGTCGATCTCCCAGGCGCCAGCGTTCCAGGTCGATATAAGCCTTTGCCAGGGCGATTTCAGCCTTTAGTGTCGAGGCTTCGCCAGCATTCAAGGCGGCACGAAACAGGCTGGACAGGTTGAGTAACGCCGCTTCGGCGGCTTCCGGGTCTTCTCGGGTCAGCTCTGCAGCGGTGTTCAGACTATTGAATAGAAAGTGTGGTCGTATGCGTGCTTGCAGCGCGTCCAGCTCAGCGCGTGACTGGGCGGCAATACGTTGATTGCGTTCCAGATGCATCAGGTAAAATTGCAGGCCAATAATACCGACGATCAGTGCAATGGTTAGATTGTGCAGTATAAACCAACTGAGGTTCACCTGGGGTTCCCAGCCTTTTTCCGTAAGCAGGACAAAGGCTGCCAGGCTGACGAGTGTGGTACAGGTGAGGAGTATCGCAAAAGCACAGGCGGCGAGACGTTTTGCGGATATGTTGGGGCGGTACTTTTGTAACTGACAGAGCAATAGCAGGGTAAGTAAGGCCACCCATTGTACGAACAGGGTACTTAATCCCAATCGAAACCAGCGATCTTCCACGGCGCCGGGTGCCAGTGCCAGGAGTATCGCCACAGCTTGCGCCAGCACGGTTGCACGTAAAACCAGCTTGCTGCTGCAAAGCGGGGTGCCAGGGTGAGTTGTGGGCATCTTAAGCATGTTTCAGCCTATGTGCGTCCTTTTGATCAATGATATGTAGCGCTGAGGGGTTAATAGCTCAAGCGGCTTTAGTATAGAGCTAAGGCCTTATCTATACAAAGGGCTTCAAGGCTTCAAGGGGTCAGCTTGAGCTTCCCCCAATAAAACGGACGGTTTAATTAAGAGGCGTACTTAGCCTCGTATTCCACTGGACTGATATAGCCCAGATAAGAATGCCGTCTGCGCCTGTTATAGAAGACTTCAATGTATTCAAACAGGCTTTTCTTTGCTTCATCTCTCGACCGATAGTCCTCGTCGTAGACCAGTTCCGTTTTCAGCGTTCCGAAGAAGCTCTCTGCCACAGCGTTATCGAGACATTCCCCTTTCCGGCTCATGCTGCAAAGTAGTTTGTTT
This genomic interval carries:
- a CDS encoding LytR/AlgR family response regulator transcription factor, translated to MRTLIVDDEPLARSRLKRLLLAHPDYVCVGEASNGEEAIAQVEALKPDLVLLDIEMPGSDGLSVAEQLNARQIPPAIIFVTAHPEHALDAYRVSPADYLLKPVDPERLTTALSRLGMHTRAHLERNEELNPWISYQIGNSLRRIRFEKVQYFMAEDKIVKMVFDGGEAIVEQSLKQLEQRYGQLTLRAHRNCIINKSRMIGIQKDIHSCYFAELSGTADKIEVSRRFASQLKHIYHLSDVLDR
- a CDS encoding sensor histidine kinase, translating into MLKMPTTHPGTPLCSSKLVLRATVLAQAVAILLALAPGAVEDRWFRLGLSTLFVQWVALLTLLLLCQLQKYRPNISAKRLAACAFAILLTCTTLVSLAAFVLLTEKGWEPQVNLSWFILHNLTIALIVGIIGLQFYLMHLERNQRIAAQSRAELDALQARIRPHFLFNSLNTAAELTREDPEAAEAALLNLSSLFRAALNAGEASTLKAEIALAKAYIDLERWRLGDRLSITWDLPDPLPDTPLPALTLQPLLENAVGHGIERITTGGSISVSLLQSEQNITLLITNPAGEKPARLKGNGMAIDNIRKRLELLSGEQAKLITGTIDNHYRVKLVIPYAHTDR